One stretch of Odocoileus virginianus isolate 20LAN1187 ecotype Illinois chromosome 26, Ovbor_1.2, whole genome shotgun sequence DNA includes these proteins:
- the ALAS1 gene encoding 5-aminolevulinate synthase, non-specific, mitochondrial isoform X1, with amino-acid sequence METVVRRCPFLSRVPQAFLQKAGKSLLFYAQNCPKMMEIGAKPAPRALSTSAVLCQQVTETPPANEKDKTAKAEVQQVPDRSQQAPDASQQTTDGTQLPSGHPSLASGQGTGSKCPFLAAEMSQGGSSVFRKASLVLQEDVQEMHAVREEVAQTSVNPSVINVKTEGGELNGLFKNFQDIMRKQRPEGVSHLLQDNLPKSVCTFQYDRFFEKKIDEKKNDHSYRVFKTVNRKAQSFPMADDYSDSLISKKQVSVWCSNDYLGMSRHPRVCGAVIDTLKQHGTGAGGTRNISGTSKFHVDLERELADLHGKDAALLFSSCFVANDSTLFTLAKMMPGCEIYSDAGNHASMIQGIRNSGVPKYIFRHNDVSHLRELLQRSDPAVPKIVAFETVHSMDGAVCPLEELCDVAHEFGAITFVDEVHAVGLYGPQGGGIGDRDGVMPKMDIISGTLGKAIGCVGGYIASTSSLIDTVRSYAAGFIFTTSLPPMLLAGALESVRILRSAEGRALRRQHQRNVKLMRQMLMDAGLPVVHCPSHIIPVRVADAAKNTEVCDELMTRHNIYVQAINYPTVPRGEELLRIAPTPHHTPQMMSYFVDNLLATWKRVGLELKPHSSAECNFCRRPLHFEMMSEREKSYFSGMSKLVSAQA; translated from the exons ATGGAGACTGTTGTTCGTCGCTGCCCATTCTTATCTCGAGTGCCTCAAGCCTTTCTGCAGAAGGCAGGCAAATCTCTATTGTTCTATGCCCAAAACTGCCCTAAGATGATGGAAATTGGGGCCAAGCCAGCCCCTCGGGCCCTGTCCACTTCAGCAGTACTCTGCCAGCAGGTCACAGAAACCCCTCCAGCTAATGAGA AGGACAAAACCGCCAAAGCCGAGGTGCAGCAGGTTCCTGACAGATCACAGCAGGCTCCTGATGCATCCCAGCAGACTACAGATGGCACGCAGCTTCCGTCTGGACACCCTTCCCTTGCCTCGGGCCAGGGCACTGGGAGCAAATGCCCTTTCTTGGCAGCCGAGATGAGCCAGGGCGGCAGCAGTGTCTTCCGCAAAGCCAGCCTGGTGCTTCAGGAAGATGTGCAGGAGATGCATGCCGTGAGGGAAG AGGTTGCCCAAACCTCAGTGAATCCCAGTGTGATTAATGTGAAGACCGAAGGAGGGGAGCTGAATGGACTGTTTAAGAACTTTCAGGATATCATGCGAAAGCAACGACCAGAAGGAGTGTCCCACCTTCTTCAAGATAACTTGCCAAAAT cTGTTTGCACTTTTCAGTATGATcgtttctttgagaagaaaattgatgagaaaaaaaatgaccatAGCTATCGAGTTTTCAAAACTGTGAACCGGAAGGCGCAGTCCTTCCCCATGGCAGATGACTATTCGGACTCTCTCATCAGCAAAAAGCAGGTGTCTGTCTGGTGTAGCAATGACTACCTAGGAATGAGTCGCCACCCACGGGTGTGTGGAGCCGTCAT agacactttgaaacagcatggtactggagCAGGGGGTACTAGAAATATTTCTGGAACTAGTAAATTCCATGTGGACCTGGAGCGGGAGCTGGCTGACCTCCATGGAAAAGATGCTGCACTCTTGTTCTCCTCATGTTTTGTGGCCAATGACTCGACCCTCTTCACTCTGGCTAAGATGATGCCAG GCTGTGAGATTTACTCTGACGCTGGGAACCATGCCTCCATGATCCAAGGGATTCGGAACAGCGGAGTGCCAAAGTACATCTTCCGCCACAACGATGTCAGCCACCTCCGAGAACTGCTGCAGAGGTCCGACCCTGCTGTCCCCAAGATTGTCGCCTTTGAAACTGTCCACTCAATGGATG GAGCAGTGTGCCCGCTGGAAGAGCTGTGTGATGTGGCCCATGAGTTTGGAGCAATCACCTTTGTGGATGAGGTCCACGCAGTGGGGCTCTACGGGCCACAAGGCGGAGGGATTGGCGATCGGGATGGAGTTATGCCAAAAATGGACATAATTTCTGGAACACTTG GCAAAGCCATTGGCTGCGTTGGAGGGTACATCGCCAGCACGAGTTCCCTGATCGACACCGTCCGGTCCTACGCAGCGGGCTTCATCTTCACCACCTCCCTGCCGCCCATGCTGCTGGCTGGAGCTCTGGAGTCTGTGCGGATCCTGAGGAGCGCTGAGGGCCGGGCCCTTCGCCGCCAACACCAGCGCAATGTGAAGCTCATGAGGCAGATGCTGATGGATGCCGGCCTGCCAGTGGTCCACTGCCCCAGTCACATCATCCCTGTCCGG GTGGCAGATGCTGCTAAAAACACGGAGGTCTGTGATGAACTAATGACTAGACATAATATCTACGTCCAAGCCATCAATTACCCCACAGTGCCCCGGGGCGAGGAGCTGCTGCGCATCGCCCCCACGCCCCACCACACGCCGCAGATGATGAGCTACTTTGTGG ATAATCTGCTGGCCACATGGAAGCGAGTTGGGCTGGAACTCAAGCCACATTCCTCAGCCGAGTGCAACTTCTGCAGGAGGCCACTACATTTTGAAATGATGAGCGAAAGAGAGAAATCCTACTTCTCTGGCATGAGCAAGCTGGTGTCTGCTCAGGCCTGA
- the ALAS1 gene encoding 5-aminolevulinate synthase, non-specific, mitochondrial isoform X2, translated as MRSCPSGCILGRQGSRPEDSRRQGQGLVRLFHSGTCGLRHLRRVPRAEDKTAKAEVQQVPDRSQQAPDASQQTTDGTQLPSGHPSLASGQGTGSKCPFLAAEMSQGGSSVFRKASLVLQEDVQEMHAVREEVAQTSVNPSVINVKTEGGELNGLFKNFQDIMRKQRPEGVSHLLQDNLPKSVCTFQYDRFFEKKIDEKKNDHSYRVFKTVNRKAQSFPMADDYSDSLISKKQVSVWCSNDYLGMSRHPRVCGAVIDTLKQHGTGAGGTRNISGTSKFHVDLERELADLHGKDAALLFSSCFVANDSTLFTLAKMMPGCEIYSDAGNHASMIQGIRNSGVPKYIFRHNDVSHLRELLQRSDPAVPKIVAFETVHSMDGAVCPLEELCDVAHEFGAITFVDEVHAVGLYGPQGGGIGDRDGVMPKMDIISGTLGKAIGCVGGYIASTSSLIDTVRSYAAGFIFTTSLPPMLLAGALESVRILRSAEGRALRRQHQRNVKLMRQMLMDAGLPVVHCPSHIIPVRVADAAKNTEVCDELMTRHNIYVQAINYPTVPRGEELLRIAPTPHHTPQMMSYFVDNLLATWKRVGLELKPHSSAECNFCRRPLHFEMMSEREKSYFSGMSKLVSAQA; from the exons ATGCGCAGCTGCCCATCTGGGTGTATATTAGGACGACAGGGATCGCGGCCTGAGGATTCTCGTAGACAAGGGCAAGGCTTGGTTCGGCTCTTTCACTCGGGTACCTGCGGCCTCCGCCACCTCCGCCGAGTTCCCCGCGCAG AGGACAAAACCGCCAAAGCCGAGGTGCAGCAGGTTCCTGACAGATCACAGCAGGCTCCTGATGCATCCCAGCAGACTACAGATGGCACGCAGCTTCCGTCTGGACACCCTTCCCTTGCCTCGGGCCAGGGCACTGGGAGCAAATGCCCTTTCTTGGCAGCCGAGATGAGCCAGGGCGGCAGCAGTGTCTTCCGCAAAGCCAGCCTGGTGCTTCAGGAAGATGTGCAGGAGATGCATGCCGTGAGGGAAG AGGTTGCCCAAACCTCAGTGAATCCCAGTGTGATTAATGTGAAGACCGAAGGAGGGGAGCTGAATGGACTGTTTAAGAACTTTCAGGATATCATGCGAAAGCAACGACCAGAAGGAGTGTCCCACCTTCTTCAAGATAACTTGCCAAAAT cTGTTTGCACTTTTCAGTATGATcgtttctttgagaagaaaattgatgagaaaaaaaatgaccatAGCTATCGAGTTTTCAAAACTGTGAACCGGAAGGCGCAGTCCTTCCCCATGGCAGATGACTATTCGGACTCTCTCATCAGCAAAAAGCAGGTGTCTGTCTGGTGTAGCAATGACTACCTAGGAATGAGTCGCCACCCACGGGTGTGTGGAGCCGTCAT agacactttgaaacagcatggtactggagCAGGGGGTACTAGAAATATTTCTGGAACTAGTAAATTCCATGTGGACCTGGAGCGGGAGCTGGCTGACCTCCATGGAAAAGATGCTGCACTCTTGTTCTCCTCATGTTTTGTGGCCAATGACTCGACCCTCTTCACTCTGGCTAAGATGATGCCAG GCTGTGAGATTTACTCTGACGCTGGGAACCATGCCTCCATGATCCAAGGGATTCGGAACAGCGGAGTGCCAAAGTACATCTTCCGCCACAACGATGTCAGCCACCTCCGAGAACTGCTGCAGAGGTCCGACCCTGCTGTCCCCAAGATTGTCGCCTTTGAAACTGTCCACTCAATGGATG GAGCAGTGTGCCCGCTGGAAGAGCTGTGTGATGTGGCCCATGAGTTTGGAGCAATCACCTTTGTGGATGAGGTCCACGCAGTGGGGCTCTACGGGCCACAAGGCGGAGGGATTGGCGATCGGGATGGAGTTATGCCAAAAATGGACATAATTTCTGGAACACTTG GCAAAGCCATTGGCTGCGTTGGAGGGTACATCGCCAGCACGAGTTCCCTGATCGACACCGTCCGGTCCTACGCAGCGGGCTTCATCTTCACCACCTCCCTGCCGCCCATGCTGCTGGCTGGAGCTCTGGAGTCTGTGCGGATCCTGAGGAGCGCTGAGGGCCGGGCCCTTCGCCGCCAACACCAGCGCAATGTGAAGCTCATGAGGCAGATGCTGATGGATGCCGGCCTGCCAGTGGTCCACTGCCCCAGTCACATCATCCCTGTCCGG GTGGCAGATGCTGCTAAAAACACGGAGGTCTGTGATGAACTAATGACTAGACATAATATCTACGTCCAAGCCATCAATTACCCCACAGTGCCCCGGGGCGAGGAGCTGCTGCGCATCGCCCCCACGCCCCACCACACGCCGCAGATGATGAGCTACTTTGTGG ATAATCTGCTGGCCACATGGAAGCGAGTTGGGCTGGAACTCAAGCCACATTCCTCAGCCGAGTGCAACTTCTGCAGGAGGCCACTACATTTTGAAATGATGAGCGAAAGAGAGAAATCCTACTTCTCTGGCATGAGCAAGCTGGTGTCTGCTCAGGCCTGA